The nucleotide sequence CGAAATACTCTTTCCAACAATTTACATGCATCACATGACCACAAGTACTTGTATGTGGCGACGCACCCAATTTTGCAGAAAGATACAATGGTTCAGGTTCATTAGTGTCAGCTCTATGTTGACATAGTACTGTGGATTGTTGAACAAACGCAGCTAATACCATTGCTGGACCAGTCGCTGTTACAGTTTGATTTTCCTGACATAAAATACAAGTGTAAGCTTTCTCCTCGGACATTCTTGTCGTTTGTCTAGGACCAACAGCGACAAGTGTTTTCTGAAAACATTCACTCAAATCCATAGTAGAACCCCGATCATTGGATTTGTTCGCATCTAAAGCAGCTTGTTCAAACAACTCAGCATTCTTTTTCATAAAATGTTTCTGCATAGCGGCCATTTGTGCCATTATTTTAGCACGTTTTTTCGCTGCCATCTTTGTTCTCCATTCTTTATCACTTTTACTGTTTTCGGTATCATTTGTAGGTTCTGTACGAATCGCAGCAGGTGAGTTACTAATTTCCATTACAGTATTACCAGCAACTTCTCTATACTTTGTTAAAACCCAAGTTAATAAATCTTTATGAGCTCCTATACGTGGACTGCTAGATAATAATTCtaacaatttataaattttccattttGCAGCTCTTGCAGgaaaagcaaggaaaggatagtAGCCTGATTCTTGTTCTTGAAGAGCATATCCAATTAAGTGTAAAATCTTATGCACTTGTAGCTCTGAGAAACTGCGAGCTGAAGTATCAACTGCTCTTTTTAACACAGTTTGCATAATATGTAACATAACATCACACTGTAGCAAATTAGTTACCAAACTAAATACTTCCGTCAATATAGGAAGTTTAGGAGGTGGACAACATTCTAGTTCTCCCAAAGCTTGTCTTCGTTTCCGTTGTACTTCTTCAGATTTGCTTAGTTCTTCTTTTGTATAATGGTAAAAGAAGACATTATATTCTGAATACAAATGAGGTTTCAATTGATACACTCCTTTTCCTCCTAATGCTAGTGAAGGTTTTTTGAAATCTGCAACATCATCAATTACCCTTTCCATACCGTTTCTCATATTTCCATCATCTGGTAATGTTTTATTAAGCTCTGAATGAGAAAGTGGTTTAATACACAATTGTTGGATTATTTCTTTCTTCAAATAGTCATCCTCATTTACTTGTCCAACTCCAGGTACATATCTTTCCCCAATTATTGTTATCAGTAATCCAAGAAATTCTTCGACCAAGTTAATGGTTTGTTTACTACTCTCTTCTTGAAGATTTTTGAAAACATTGGTTTCAAAATCTGGGGTCGCCCAGTGCAAAAGgttaaatttattcaaaacgTGAATTAAAAATTCATTGCTTTCTATTAATGATGCTCCAACTTGAAGTAATATAATATCTCTGTCTAACATTTCTGAACGGCACTTAACATTATGATAAAAATACAACTGACTCAGCAAAGAATATCCATTTCTTTTCCACATACCAGCATGTACTTGTGAAATCATTACTTGAGCTGCTAATACAGGTTCTATTATTTGTTCTGGCGTTGGGTTTTTTTGATTGATAAATTCTGGAGATTGAAAATGCAGATTGTGTTTTTCAAGATACAAAAACAGACCAGCTAACAATCTGGAGAGAGGAAGGTGTATAGATACTGGTTCGACTGAAACGTCATATTGAATACATGTTGCACCATGATTTGTTAATTCTCTCACTTGATATCGGCCATTCTCATGTCCTGACTGTTCATATAAACGTTTTAAGACCAATCTAAAGGCTTTTATTAAAACAGTTCGATCTGAACCACACCATTCTAGTGCACGGTTAGTAACTGTAGATAATTTAGCCTGTAAATTGAACGCTGTTTCCCATTCAGCTTCATATTCCATATGTTGACCAACTTGTCTTAGTACAGCATCCATGCATTGCATACTACAAAATAATGTGAGTAAAAGTGAAAATCCTTGTAAGAACCCTTTTCTCAGATTATCAGTCCAAACTTCTGGTTTGGCACTAAGTAAATATCGTAGGTCTTGAATTATGTATTGAGCTCTTCTAAAAGTAGTATGAGGGTTATCTCTTTCAAATTCTAATTTTCCCGCAGCATTGCATCTTCGTGAACTTTCAGAAATAAATGTGTTTAGCAAGATAAACAACACATCATGATGTGCAATAAGATAATGCGCCAATGTTGGAGCTGTAAATAATTGCACCGAAAGTGAAACAATAGAAAACGAATGATCATGATCATCCCTTATGAAATCTTTCATAACAGAACCGTAATTGTAAGTAAAAGCAATTGCTAAAGCTTTTTTGCTTTCATATTCTTTAAGCATTCCAGACATGAATAATCTGTGCCATGCTGTTCTAGCAGATTTCCATAACTGTGAATCTCTCATAAGTATACCTTCTACAATGGAAAAGTCTGGAAATTTTGTATTGAGCGCAACATTACTGAAAAGTACTCTAAAACCTTCACAGAGACTTATAAATTGTTGTAACCAATTTAAAAGTTTCATAGCAAATATCTGATGAGCAATTACATGAGCATGCACTACATGGACCTTCAATGCTTGACTGCTGTACCTCGGACTAAACTGTTCAATATCCAACTTCAAATCTTTACAATGTTCAAACATAGAACACTTCAAAACAGCTCTACCTTCTGTATCAACATTTGTTACAAATTCAACTGCATCTCTTTGCGAGCATTTCATAATACGTACGAGCGTCGTAATTACTTGTTCAAATGTATGAGCTTCGTCATTATAAAGGACTGTACAATAGATATGTTGTGTCATAGGATCACCTTCAGTGTCTCTTTTTAAATCAGCAGGTAAACTAGATGAGTGTTCTAAAGTTAACATTTCATAGCAATACCTTAGTACTGCTTCAAAAGTTACTACTGCTCTTTCTGCTATATCTCCAGGCAATTTATTTCCGCGAGATTCTTTAGCTTGAGTTCCAGCTAAATGTATGTTACAGAATGGTTCACTTTTCCAAGCTTCTGTGTCTCCGCAATCACAAAATCCTCCACCAGTAGAAGTGCCCATTTTATACTTATGGTTACGATGAGTTGATTGCTTAAAACAATCCACGCACAAGACACATGTCGAATCTGCACTACACTCTCTGCAGCTATATGTAGGATCGCCCATCTTGAATACTTTGCTACATGCTGTATTATCCATTTGACTTAGCTGTTTTAATACAACTTGCGGATCtccattacaaataaactcctctaatgtattataaAGTATTTTTTGTGCTTTTTCTTCCTCAAAATTCCAATCTAGGCAATTGCCAAATAAGTCTGGACTATATAAATCTGGAACCCAAATTCGCCAGTGTTGCTTAAAATGAATACAGGATAATAGTCTTTTACTCATTTTTTCCATCCATGTATTCACACATGATTGACTAAACTTTGAGAATGTGGGTAAAGTTGATGGTGACTCTGTATCTTCAATGCTTTGTTGTGGTTCACTTTGTACATTTTCGTTACCCATTGTGATGAGATTTAATTGTCAAAACAATGTGtactgaaataataaatattataagttAAAGTTTagcataatttttaaatatgttataatttttatcttaaaaacattcaataattatttttacaaaattcatACAATACAATAATTTATAAAGCTACATTATTATGAttacttttaaattaaaaaatttctacaaTATCAattaatataacattttttatatccttttacatttatttacatctttgtatttaaatattaacagtatttaataatacatatacgattatgtaaattatatttgaaaACCGTAaatacttgataaatattgctaTACTAACCAcagtaaaacacaggatcaaCACAGTTCTCAATATAATATACCAATGGAAGGCAAATGCATCTCACTATACTTTTTACATTGTTATTTGATCCAACATATTATTGTAAGATATACAAAATCCGTTGGTAGAATTTTATTACACGAAACACTTTAGTTCATATAAATTGTGGTTTTATTCAATGGCTTCTATTTCACACATAATGTTCTCATTTTTACTCAGTCATAATCTGAAAGTGATAGGTTACCAAGGATTTATAGAAAAGAATGTATGTACACAACATTATACTACTTTTCTACTACAATTAGAAAATGTTAGTAACTGCGTATTATCGCGAACATTTATAATAGAGTATTAAAATGACGTTTCGAGAAACAGGAAGCATGTTCGAGAATTTCGTAGGAGATAAAAACTAAATGTAACATTACGAAACTTTATATGTTATATAGAGCGAACAACATTTCTGTTTGAAAAACTATTTCATAAGTATGACAAACTTTTCACTAAACCAAACTATTTTTAACTTCTTCGGAAGACGATACTTACTGTTATGACGACCAGCCCAAGGTTAATAAAAGATATTGAAAAGTTCTTTGTTTCGCAGAATCTGTAGGTGACTTTCACGATTACGTATATGATAATAATTCAGAATTATGTCGTCGTATGATGATCACACACTCGCGTCAGAGACGCATATGTTTAATAATGGCAATCAACCAAGTTTTGACATCTCGAAACGAAATGATAAGTAATATTTTTGCACAGCTGCTTGAACAATGCACAAAATGGCTTATAAAGTTTAGAGACCGAAACCATATGTATATTAGATACGCTTTCGTTTTGAATCAAAACTTTTGATGTCTGTTTTTGATTGCAGCGCCTAATTTGTGAGcattaaagaaaatatttctgAAAGTTACAAACTGTAGAGTATATTAATTTaatcaaatataaaaattttttaaataaatatattttaatttgtatagttaaataattaatatattcgaAGGTATTTGAAAATGTATTCTCTATATCGTGAGAATTGAATAATTCTTACTCGTGAATATAATAGAATTTGAAACAGTAGAAGTTATGTTATCatattcattgaaatgtattgaTTCTTTcttaaatttagaaaattatCAAGTTAATCTATATTAACATAAtactatttttatattaaattaaaatttaagaaacaaaCAAGACTTAAGATTATTAAAAGAGTCGTACATAAattgaattttatattaaaaattaaacaatttcaacttTCGAATAGTATATAGAGTTATGCGTATAACGGAAtattaacgaataaaatataaGATTAAACCTTTCAAGTTGAAACGcttatcaaaataaaataaatatttgttcacttttttatacatacataagagtaatataaatttaattagtTGGCAACAATGAGTTACTATTAGGGATTTTATCGGTATACTGGGTATACAATTTGTCGGAACCTCTCCTTTTAGTTCATAACGTTGTTACACGAGCACGTGGTTAAAACTGTGATTATTGAATTTAAAGCGAAATACAAGCATAATCACGTAAGTAAATACATCAAATTAAATATTACGATATAAGCTATATATacataatggaaaaaattatttatttctactaAAATCTTGTATATCGATGCATGTTCATATGGCTTCAAGTCACACATTAGTATTACACCTTAAAAGATTTTCAcaatatgaaataataaataaattattgtgaCATTACTTATTTCAACCTTTTTGCTTGATAAACATATACAATATTACACATTATGCAGTAAAAGTAACCCAAATATTTTGTGTCGTATGGTATatgcattttagaacagtataaAATGTTGTACTGTGTCAATCATTATCAATTAATTACATGGTGAGTCTACTTCTGCTAAACTTTGCAAGAAGTAAGTTTAAACtcaatataatttaattgtatataatttaatataatactaTGTATTAATTAAGTTTTAAgtcttattttcatttttaactgtCATTAATCATTCTCAAAATTGATGAAATAATGTTTGTAATTTAATGTGATAAAGAATCTACTatgtatttaatttcattatgttGTGCAATGTTCAAACTTGAAAAGACTAATATTTATATGACAAACTTTTTCAAATAACAGAAATTATGTTAATATTGTAAAGAAATTTCACAATAATctgtattatattaaaattataagtAAATCTTTCTGATCATAATAATCTATTCTATGCAATTCATAATAAACCAATGTGTTGTACCAACAGTAATGTATTACATGTATATaaagtattttctttttttttttttttaatagaatgCCTCTTGCAAAAGATTTTCTCCATCCAAGTCCAGCTGAAGAAAAAAGGAAGCACAAGTTAAAGAGACTTGTACAGAAACCAAACAGCTATTTCATGGATGTTAAGTGTCCTGGATGTTATGCTATCAAAACTATCTTTTCACATGCACAAAGATCAGTTGAATGTGATGGCTGTCGCACAATACTTTGTACATCCACAGGTGGTAAAGCTCGATTAACAGAAGGTTGCTCTTTTAGGAAAAAGGTCCAATGCTAGTGCAACAATCGTTAAGACAACATAATGTATACATTTCTCTTTATATACAAGAAATAAACATAATTACTATATATTTAACTTCCTTTGTTTATTCTGTCCTATTTTCACTTTTATTGCAATCCTTAAAAAACTTTTTTAACTCTTTGGGAATTGACATAAATTAAAATACACACTTAACTCTTATATACCTGTTTGTTTATATATGTTACAATTGCAATGAATATACAAACAAATCATTAACataatttatctttattttgACTTACATACGATTACTTTATGATAAATTTAACAGTgtattaaatttgtttaagtttacaataaaatataaacaaacatttttaatcgttttcaattggataaattatatatataagtGATTTGTATTAAACAAATTGTTGGACTATGGTTGTGAAATATGATATTTGCATAAATTTAATGTCAAATGACTTAATTCGCTATTTAAGAATGCAAAATTGCATTGTATGATTGAAATATGCCTGCAGCAACTTCCACAGATCGAGACTTCAAAGATAACTGTAATCAAAATACATTGgtcattaattaaatacacattttattacCAATAATCATATGGATCTAAAGTTGAACTTACAGTGACATCAGGATTTCCTGGTCGAATTTTCAACTCGTTTAATACCCAAACATGGTTTGTTAATTTAAGGGATTGATACAACATGTCTTGTCCTTCTACATTTCTTTTTGCAATTGTAAATACATTATTTTGTTGCATTTTCTGGACAACTTGATCGACAGTCAACATTACTCCTTTCAGAGTATATTGTACCTGCAACAAtaacatatatttattaatacttgtattattttataataaattcagTTACGTAAGAAAAAAAACTAACAAATACCTCATTTTGAGCAGGTATATCTTTCCATGTACTAAGAAATACTCTTTTCTCTAATTgtccatcctctaaaaaaaaggTACTCATGGGAACAATACAAGCAAAATAGAATACatcgatattattttttattgcaactTGAAGATTATTCAAGGGTTCCATGCGTTGTACTGCACCAGCTGTAGATAAGATTACATTGGTATCTACACTAGCACCAGGATTCAAAGGACTTGGTACTTGTAATGGAGCAGCTGGTGTTAGACCAAaactatttatatttaattgtatTGCAAAACCTCCCATAGGTTGCATGGCTTTATTTGTAAATGTCATATCCATGCTAATTTGTCCATTCCTATGATAAAATTACatcaaataattaatttcaattatattCAAATTCATAtttgttcaatatttaataCATTTCAATCATATTACTTACTTCCGCGAGAAAGTTCCCCATATATCAAGTCCTTTACCCTTTTCGGCAGGTAACCAATTAACTTTAGGTGGTATATAAGAAGAAGGTCCTTGATTAAAACCAAATATGTCACCAAGAAGACCAGTAGTGCTTTGAGACACTACAGGTGCACTAGTTCCAGTATCAGTGCCACCCAAAATTCCATCCAAACCACCACCTAACAGGTCTAATCCTAATCCTGCTTGAGGAGCTGAAGCTGGAGTAACCATACTTGGACCGCCTAtaagaataaatataataaaagacACGGTCATGTTTCACGTCAAGTTTACACACGAGCAGCGAAACATAACCATGTATCTTAACGCGAAGTACTCATAAGGAAATGTCGCGAACGGTCCGGTTCCGATTTCAACGAAACTTTGCAGGTTTGTAAAATAGTAGATACGTATTTTTGTTTAGTTATAGTAACAAGTTTATGCATCTTCCAAAGTGCTAACTCGAACACGATTAGGGatagaaaaaaaagtttcaataaaaattgATGTCTTTTTTTAAGAAAGGTAAGTTTGCACGCTTCAAATCACAATAAATACTTACCAATATCCATACTAAGAAGATCACCTATTAGAGAATCTTGAGCAGGAATGACTTGAGCATGAAGTTGTGTTGTTGTATGTTGTCCTGAATCTTCATTTGAATTACTTCTAGCAGGCAATGATTTTCTGGCCCCCGCTGCTCTACCTTCAACGAAGGCAGTCGGTGGTTTGTGATATACAGATGCCAAACTTGAAATATGACATATTAATTCATCTAATAATGTTGGTTCTAACAAATCCGTTTCTTCTGAAATAAGAGGTTTCTCAGCAAGTACAACCTCTTTGGCAGCTGCTGGATCAGTGCTAAGTAATCGCCAGTAGATGAAACCTCGATCTCTTAAATCAGGATTATCAGAATCTTGTGTTGCTAAACTAAGAACTTGCTGAACCAATTCTTGGGTATCTGTAGGTCTTTTAAGAAATAGTTTAACAATTGCCGTAAGTAATTGCAACTGTACTTGGGTATTTTCATCGTGAAATCCCTCTAAGAAACTTTCAAGGAGTTCATCTGCATTATCAATACGTTCAGCGTATTCACCAATAATCCATATCATGGAAGCACGTGCTTCAGGTTCGTCAAGCGTATCCAAATTTTCACAAAGAGTTGAGATAATACTTTCATATTTGTTTGGATATTTTCGGAAAATGTCTTTTATAACTACAATAGCTTCTTGAACAACGTAATTGACCTTTGTTTGTATCAGATCCAAGAGTGTTGAAACGCACCGTTCAGCAGAAGGTTCAACTTTGATGGCACAACGACCAATAGCTCTGACTGCTTTTCGTACGAAGTCTACATCAACTTCTGTAGCATATTCTTTCAATTCAGATAAAACCTGAGCTATGTTAGCTTGAGATGCTAAACGAATCATAATGTCTAGCTTTTCAAGTTTCACGTATATTGGATCATTATATTTGACAAAGAAAACTTTCATTTCATGTTTTAAAATATCTGGGCGTTTCTGAACAATAAGATTTATATTTCTTAATGCTACATATTGAACTTCAGGCTCAGAACTAAGTAAAGTTACAAGAGGTGGAGCTAATTTTTTTGTTAAAGTGCCAACAAAGTCAGATTCTGATTGTAACATTTccattaatttcattaatacctataaatgaagaaaattattttaacaaattaaaataattatacaatatttttaattgcaaacaTTAACTTTTATTTGATATGCTACCTTAACAGCAGACAAGACAACTGCGGCGTTAGCATGAGCTAAACGTGGAGTAATTCGTTCACATACACTTTGTGCTTCGCGATCGTCTTTAGGTGAATAATTTGCAAGTGAATCCAAAATGAAAACTTGACCCCATTCTGTACATTCATTGAGGGCTGTTAATAATTTGTTAATGGTTTGTGCATTCATTTCAACCAAAGGTTGCCCACTTGGACTTCCTTCATTAATTTCAGATAGAGCAGCTACCGCGTTTGCAACAACCTAAACGTATAAATTATGTGTAAAGGTAAGTATgtatttcaatatttatatGATACGTAAATTTGAAACATTTACCATAGGATTACTGTCTGATAAAAGATCTTTCAACTGATCCAAAAATCCTTGATCCTCTACTAAAGCTGCATTAATATCATAAAGCTTGGCCACGCAAACAGCTGCAGTCTTACGAACATATGGGTCTTCATCCTTCAGGCATTTCCGCAGTGGCTCACAGAGGTACTCAGTAATCTTGTCCACGCGTATACAACCCATTGTGCGAACTGCTAATGCTCGAATCAGCGGATTTGGGTCCTCGCAATCCTGCGCAAAAATCGGGCAAGCCAGGGATTCAAGTCTAGTCACAGCAGTGGCTATCTATCTCAACCCATGAATTTTAACGAAGTAGAAAGTGGTATGGTACCTTTGTCATCGGAGATGTCGCTAGCTCCTTTTGCGTGTCAGAACGAAAAAGGTCAAATTGGTCACCGTCACCATTTTGATTAATTGTTAAATATTATACTTATCAACCATTTAATGTAATGTGATGCAGAACTGATCATTTTTTAAAGAGCACGAGATATTCTTCATAATTTCTCTATTtatagttcttttttttttataataatttacaaattaaaattaaattataacttCCACATTAATTGGTGTCATGCACATAAGATTATGTTACATGATATCTATTCAAACATTAACAAAATGTACATCCACATGTTTATAATAATCGcattatgaaatattaatttgaaCATTGATTACACTTATTAATTAACACTAAAGTTCTGAAAAGAATAAAACACTTTGCGTGCAGATAATATAAATATGCACTGCGTACAAGTAGCAATTTATAATGCAGTCATACATATAAAATGAACATTTAAGGAACTGTTTTATTCATGCTGTTTACACATTAGACATTATGACTAAGGAACAAATTTTTGTTTCTACCACTGAGGCTGtttcaaatacaatttttaaaagaccaattatatttttattacaaatatagCTGTGCTTTTATTATACAAGTTTCTACAAGCTATTTAATTGTATATACTATTTTTATGATTTGAAAAAGTTCCATGCTCTGTTTTGAGAAATAGCACAAATTATACTAGTGCATTAATATTAAAGAACTAACACATATATTATTCAGTTCTTTGGACAATTTTCTTAATTATTGTACTAAATGTTACAACTGTCATAATTCCATTCCTGTTTTTGATGCTAAACTGAACTGAAAAAAAGATACTGGAATTTGGTGACAATGAAACAATAGAATCATGACAGATTGATGGAAATTATTAACAATAGTATTACGATCTAATTTAAAATATAGGATaatacgaattatattttatttagccAAATTCCAGTCTCGTGCCCTTTGAAAAATAAGCAATTCATTAAGAGAGAACAAAAGATACATTCCGTCCCATAACGCAGACAGCTCTGTGCAAACTGATGTAATTTGCAAAGCACGGTCTGTACATGATGTGAGGCAGGCTGTAAAATTAATGTTCAATTTATTTGACAATAATATATGTAACTTAAAAAACTTCTACATAAAACTTTTTCCAGCTTGCCTCTTTGCAGACAGAGACTCTCAACATCATCCAAGtgtcattaaaatatataaagGGTAAAAGTGCATTAATAAAACATGATAAATATGTATTGAGCTTCTAGGCTACATTACCTTGACAAATGTGTTGACAGCCATGATGGCCATGTCTGGTTGACTTTTGGCATAATTCATCAGATACAAATACACCAGCTTTTTGAGTTCCAAATTGTCTGTCTGCATACAATTGACCACATCTGGGAAGAGGGCTGATACATCTTTACCCACAGTCATGGAAGCAATCACCTAAACATAATTGACTACATTTAAACAACtacttaataaaatataattgcaaAAGTGAAAATAGTAATATTTGTATTACTTTAAAAAAGTATAAAAACATGAACATAATTTACATTGACTTTAATTAAATAATGTTTTGTGGGACTCAATAGAGaagtatacatataataaataaacattaatATCATTATGATTTCCCAATttgaagaaattttattatattcctTTAATCATCCTTTTTTTTATGCAGCATGAAACAGATTTGTTGACTTGATatttatgaaataataaattcttATGTATAAGAATGATATTGCAAATCGAAGTTTAAATTTCAAGAAATAAAGAAAATGAAATGTACAATATAAATGAAGAATTTATACAATTATCTTAAAAAAAACTAcattatcttttaaaattacattttagCTGCATAGAACTATTTACTAATTCTTTACAAAATATGAATACAATCAGTGAAAAGAGATTAAAATCAATGTCAATTTGATATATTACACaattgatttttaaatttatattacatAAAGTAATAAGTAATTAAAAGAATTTATTAATACATTGGCTCACCTTCTTCACagcttctttcttcttttctttcttgTCATTATTTAATTCTGATTTAAGTTCAAATATTTCTCCTTTTTTTGTAGTGGTAAAATACTTGGAATCTGTCATCTTAAATTTTTGAAATACTTTGAGAAATGATAATGCAAGTATCAAATATGTATTCTGAAAAAGAAACAACTATACATTGTGGGTGCAGTAGGGTGGCAAAATTAAATAAGGTTTCAATATAGTAAACCACGATTGGATCAATGTTCAAAGTATATAGTGTCATTCTACTAACTCTAACCAGAATGTAAAATGTTAACAAAATATACTTC is from Colletes latitarsis isolate SP2378_abdomen chromosome 4, iyColLati1, whole genome shotgun sequence and encodes:
- the Rps27 gene encoding ribosomal protein S27; its protein translation is MPLAKDFLHPSPAEEKRKHKLKRLVQKPNSYFMDVKCPGCYAIKTIFSHAQRSVECDGCRTILCTSTGGKARLTEGCSFRKKVQC
- the Ubr1 gene encoding ubr1 ubiquitin ligase, which produces MGNENVQSEPQQSIEDTESPSTLPTFSKFSQSCVNTWMEKMSKRLLSCIHFKQHWRIWVPDLYSPDLFGNCLDWNFEEEKAQKILYNTLEEFICNGDPQVVLKQLSQMDNTACSKVFKMGDPTYSCRECSADSTCVLCVDCFKQSTHRNHKYKMGTSTGGGFCDCGDTEAWKSEPFCNIHLAGTQAKESRGNKLPGDIAERAVVTFEAVLRYCYEMLTLEHSSSLPADLKRDTEGDPMTQHIYCTVLYNDEAHTFEQVITTLVRIMKCSQRDAVEFVTNVDTEGRAVLKCSMFEHCKDLKLDIEQFSPRYSSQALKVHVVHAHVIAHQIFAMKLLNWLQQFISLCEGFRVLFSNVALNTKFPDFSIVEGILMRDSQLWKSARTAWHRLFMSGMLKEYESKKALAIAFTYNYGSVMKDFIRDDHDHSFSIVSLSVQLFTAPTLAHYLIAHHDVLFILLNTFISESSRRCNAAGKLEFERDNPHTTFRRAQYIIQDLRYLLSAKPEVWTDNLRKGFLQGFSLLLTLFCSMQCMDAVLRQVGQHMEYEAEWETAFNLQAKLSTVTNRALEWCGSDRTVLIKAFRLVLKRLYEQSGHENGRYQVRELTNHGATCIQYDVSVEPVSIHLPLSRLLAGLFLYLEKHNLHFQSPEFINQKNPTPEQIIEPVLAAQVMISQVHAGMWKRNGYSLLSQLYFYHNVKCRSEMLDRDIILLQVGASLIESNEFLIHVLNKFNLLHWATPDFETNVFKNLQEESSKQTINLVEEFLGLLITIIGERYVPGVGQVNEDDYLKKEIIQQLCIKPLSHSELNKTLPDDGNMRNGMERVIDDVADFKKPSLALGGKGVYQLKPHLYSEYNVFFYHYTKEELSKSEEVQRKRRQALGELECCPPPKLPILTEVFSLVTNLLQCDVMLHIMQTVLKRAVDTSARSFSELQVHKILHLIGYALQEQESGYYPFLAFPARAAKWKIYKLLELLSSSPRIGAHKDLLTWVLTKYREVAGNTVMEISNSPAAIRTEPTNDTENSKSDKEWRTKMAAKKRAKIMAQMAAMQKHFMKKNAELFEQAALDANKSNDRGSTMDLSECFQKTLVAVGPRQTTRMSEEKAYTCILCQENQTVTATGPAMVLAAFVQQSTVLCQHRADTNEPEPLYLSAKLGASPHTSTCGHVMHVNCWKEYFDNVLAKENRRPFRLRQPASFDVEKHEYLCPLCECLSNTVLPLLPALGTLQPTLKNQPELDFSTWLEALRVTESKLEGLYNHDLKCRYCVNAKSQDTHTMEEENPLDHGSHGPIKIIHHELGNLAGEAFKAIYDEPGPIISENLISMIHVFAQATYTNGCGAEPHDGDSRVPLLAWKSTAYTVHAIEFLLRDMDKPLLGALSSRQRDSLESLARISAILEATCATDATADLTWADRDVIGNHALSLLTMLLKNPPDGASILEWDPFGVLVPLINSLPCLFSTKFYTISSIITGGISEFYALQFIFLSLIVKILLTSDFNEGMDIEGQETTEDTSSESILTLIQALDINIGTQTVAELWRRVKEACLPFLRCCALYFHYVSDVPAPEELTKINGATYENICGYLGLPTTCDELVKPNLDIIMRLINIWKNHPTVQLHLSGASTVTIIREPLKVNKLVELPEDYSELINMISSFTCPNSEREDSKNPTMCLVCGEMLCSQSYCCRTEINKMAVGACTYHASKCGTGVGMFLRVRECEILFLRSPNRGSSVCPPYLDEYGETDQGLRRGNPLQLWHDKYRQLNQMWLGHGLHESISRAIESSSSLMSTRWQHL